The DNA region TGAGATTGCAGCAGATTTGCACATATCGCCTTATACGGTGAATCGCCATCGCGAGAATATTAAAGCGAAAATCAAAGTTCGAAATGTGGGTGAGATGATAACTTATTGGCATCAGAATCAAATGAAATAGCAATAATATTTAGACTGCTTACAAACTATCAATTCTAAATAACAATGAATCAAATGGATATAAAATTAAGCAAGATGCAGTTTATTCATTTAGAACATATCTGCAAAAAAGGATGGGGTGGTTATAGCAAACCATCCGATGAATTAGACGAAATGGTAGAAAACGGTTTATTGACAAAATCGGCTGGACCATTCGGAGATGTTGTTTATCGTCCAACTAACAAGGGATATGAGTTAATAAATTCCTAATAAAATTATTGAAAATATCATGACTACATCATTAATTCAATTTCACAAAACAGATAATGTCTGTCATTATGAACTAACTCAAGAAGGTAAAAAATGCCAGTTCCTCCAGTTCTTGATTAATACCAGTAACTTCACTTGGCGCAAAATACCGGAAGAAATCACTGAAGAAGACAAACGGCAAGAAGCCTCTATCCTATTGAGCAAACTTTGTGCTATTGGGTACTTGATTTTTCAGAAAAAGAGACCGGATGTTTCGCGTGCAGTCATTGCAACCGATTACATGAACAAAGAACCCGGACGGAGTGGGAAAACCTTATTTGTGAATTTCATAGCCAAGTTCATTCAAGCAGAACACATAACTGGTAGATTCATCGATATAAATAATGCTTTTATTTGGAATGACCTATCCTCACAGACCAAACTCGTTGTGCTTGATGATCTACCGGAAAACTTTGAATTTGATTGGTTATTTCCATGTATTAATGGAGACTGGGTGATCAATAGAAAAGGAAAACAAGTAGATATGATCCCTTATTCATATTCTCCCAAAATAGTTATCACAACTTTCTCGGAGATAGCTGGCAAAGGAGTTAGTGTCGATTATAGGAAATGGGAACTTCCCTTTTCTGATTATTACAATGCCAGCCATAGCCCCATTGATGATTTCGGAAAATGTTTCTTCACAGACTGGGATATCGAAGACTGGAAGTATGCTTATATGTTGATCGCTGACTGCGTACAACTTTATTTGAATTATGGGCCAGTATTAACTCAGGAAATTCTATGGGAAAGTAAAATAGAAGTTGAAATAGGAACGGATTTTGTTTCCTGGGCAGACATCTATTTTTCAAATCCTTCATATCTAAATCAGACCATCTCCAGAAAAAAGTTATATGAACTATTTTTGAAAGAGGATGGTAAGAGACGTACATGTGTCTCATCTACAGCTTTCAAACACAAGCTGGCTAAATATTGCAATGCAAAAAAGATAGCTTTTAGCACACAAATTTCAAATGGAACTGAGTTCTTTTCTTTCTCAAAAGTATAATTGAATAAAAATGGAAAATATTAATATTAAAGCAAAAATAGAAGAATTTGCAATTGACTGCGCCAATTACAAATTGAATGGCCTCTGTATCCTCTCTCAAAAGGAAAAGGATAAATCTGCATTAGCAGCTGTAGTGTGTGGGAACCCGGTAGATATTGCAATGGCCATAATAAAGGCTATGAATGAAGAACCTCTAATGGCAAAAATAATAGAGGCTGCCGTTGAGTACCAGAAACACTTGGATGAGCTTGATGATTCTGATATAGATGAATTATTAAAAGAATATCATAAAAACTAAAGATGAAAATACACTATTTCTATAGAAGAGAATATAACAAAGGGTTTTACAATCTTGAACTTGTGGCCTGGCTGGAAGAGACTGAAATATCAAGGCTGGGTTATAGCAGATTAAGCTTTACCCGGTTGGAAAGATTGAGAATCTTTCTATCAAAGGACGATCGTTATCATTGTCACACTATGAAGCATGACTTCGGAGAAAACAGTTGCTATGGTCATTATGCTCATACACGTGAAGAACTGAATGAAGCTATGCATAAAGAAGAATTACTTCCTATCGACGGTCGGAACTATGAAAGATTCCGGAGAGTGGCTATCGGCCTTTATCGTAAACAGTCTTTAGTGGATTTCTCTAAATTCAAAGGGAAGCAAAATTATACGATTAAGCAGCTAATAGGTGATTAACTTTTATATATAGGGCAACTATGGCAGAAGACAATCTTGCACTCGATACCCCTATCGAGACCTTATTCAAATACCTGCTCAAAGATTATCACAGAGAGCAACAGCGCACCCTGTATCTGGAGGGGCAAATCAGAAGTGTGCTGAAGCGGAATGCTTACCTGGAACAGGAAATCGGCAAGGTAAAACAGCAGCTACTGAAGAAGATAGAAAGGAGTGAGAAACAAATTGATTATTCGCAAGAAATCAGCCAGCTACACCAGGCTGTTTCCTGCCGGAACAATACCATTGAGCAACTCAGAAATGAGAATGCCCGGCTGAAAAATGAACTCGATACGTATATGCTGTTTCTTGGCAAAATTTAAGTCCTATTACTTAATCCTAAAAACAGTGTAATTCGTAGCGGCAACATATAAAACTCTTATGTACTTTACTAAAGATGATATAAAACGGATCAAGGAAGCTTCCAAAGGGAAGCTTCTTGATGTTATCGGTGACTTTCACGAACTACGGAAACGAGGCGCTGAATATAAGTGCGAATGTCCCAAATGCCACGGACAGGAGAAGCTACATATTTCTCCGGCCAAACAGATTTTCAAATGCTTCAGTTGCCCGGATATAAAGGGCAAGGAACCGCTGGACTATTTGCAGAGGGCGGAAGATATGCAATTTCTGGAAGCCCTCGACCACCTGGCACGCAAATTTAATGTACTACTTGATCCCAAACCGGAGAAAAAGCCAGCCAAGCCTGCTAAAATGAAGAAACAAAGCAAAGAGGCCAAAGGAGAAAGCATTGATACATTCTGCGCCCGTATGCTTGCCGGTAGCGGACTGACATATCAGGATGTAACGGCACATATCTTCAAGAAGGGAGATACACAGAGTCTTTTTGAGGCAAAAACTTTCCGTCCGGGAACCATTGATGAATATGGTAATATCGTTGATGGGGATGATGTCATTATCGAATACTATGATCTGGACGGTATGCCGGTTACCTATATGCGCAAATTACCGGGACGTGGCAAGCAGGAACTCAAGGTGTATTATCGGGTCCGCTGGCAGTTCCCGGACGAACACCGGGACAAGGAAGGGAAACCGTTCAAATACAAATCTCCTGCCGGTAGTGGTACGCCCATATACATTCCGGAACGCATGAGGCAGATGTATAAAAAGAAAGAGCAGTTTCCGAGACTCTACATCCAGGAAGGGGAAAAGAAGGCGGAGAAGGCTTGTAAACACGGCATTCCCTCAATAGCGGTTAGCGGTATTCAGAACCTGGGACAGAAAGGGGCATTGCCGGAAGATCTTGTCAAGATTATCACCGTTTGCGGTGTTAAGGAAGTGGCCTTCATTTTTGATTCAGACTGGAATGATCTGTCCAACAATATAAAGTTCAATACTCCTGTTGATACACGCCCCCGGTGTTTTTTCTCTGCCGCCCGAAATTTCAAAGAATACATGCGGATGCTGAAGAACCGCGGTATCATGGTGGAAATATTCATTGGCCACATTAATAAGAATGATGAAGGTGACAAGGGATTGGATGATCTGTTGGCAAACAAACTGAGCGGCCATGAAGAAGAACTTGCCAAGGATATAGAATTTGCCTGCAATGAGAAATCTGGAATTGGCAAGTATGTAGAAATATTTAAAATTACTACATGGAACGATCAGAAACTACGTGAGTTATGGAATCTGCATAGTCACGAAAAATTTGCTGAGCAACACCGCGAAGTTTTACAGGAACTTCCGGAGTTTATCTTTGGCCGGTATGCCTATAAGTTTGACGAAAGCGGCAGGGTGGTATCCGCCCTACCCTATGATGAAGATGAAAAATTCTGGAATGAAGACTATAAGGAAACGAACGGCAACAGAATACCTGTGTTTGAATACGATTATGTGGCCGCCAAAACCTTTTTTCAAAACCGGGGGATCGGGCGATATCGTTTGCTCGATACCAAATTATGGACGTATATCCATCTGGATCCGCCAATAGTCCGGACTATTGACGTAGAAGATGCACGCGATTTCATGTTTGCCTTTGCCGAACAGAATTGTAGCCGCTTTGTCAATAATCAGTTACTCAAGGGAGGCTCGCAATATGTCGGACCATTCCAGATGTCAAGACTTGCTTTCATCCAACCCAATTTTATATCCCCGTCCCGTGATGAACAATACTTCTATTTCCGTGACCGCTGTTGGCATATAACCCAGCATGAAGTCAAAGAAGTGGGCTACGAAAGTATTACTCACCAGATATGGGAAGAACAGCGGAAAAACACCGATGCCAAATACCTCGGCCATCCCCTTATTGCCTTCAGAGAACAAGACGGCAAATATGATTATGAACTCTCTCCGGAAGGAAAGAAATGTCATTATCTGCAATTCCTGATCAATACCAGTAATTTTACCTGGAGAAAAAAGCCTGAAGAGATTGAAGAAGGCGAACTTTATGAAAATAATCTCCACCTGCTCAGTAAAATGTGTGCTATTGGCTATATGCTGATGGAGTGCAAGGACGCGAACGTGACACGTGCCGTTATTGGCATGGACGGCAAGCAGTCGGAAGTGGGCGATAGTAACGGCCGTAGCGGTAAATCGCTTGTTGGCGAATTAATGCGCCAGGTAGTCGATACAGTCTATATATCCGGAAAACGGACGGATATCTTCAATGACAGTTTCATTTGGAATGATATTGATGAACAGACCCGTCTGGTGTTTATTGATGATGTTATGCAGAATTTCAATTTTGAGTTCCTGTTTCCTAACCTTACCGGTGACTGGACTGTAAACAAGAAGGGAGGCGCGCGTATCACCTATCCTTTCGCAAAGTCTCCTAAAGTATATATTCCAACGAACCATGCTATCCGTGGTACGGGTTCCAGTTATACTGATCGGCAATGGCTGATAGCTTTTTCCGATTTTTATAACGACCAGCATAAGCCTATGGATGATTTCGGGGTATTGTTCTTTTCCGAATGGGACTTCACGCAGTGGAACCTAACTTGGAACATGTTGGCCAACTGCATACAGCTTTACTTGAAATTTGGAGTTGTACAGGCACCGGGCGAACGCTTGCAGCAACGTAAGCTCAGACAAGAAATTGGCGAAACCCTTATATCCTGGGCGGATGAATATTTTAGCAGCGAAGAAAACCACCGCCGTACTCCCCGTAAGGAGATTTACGACAATTTCTGTAACTATGATCCGCAGCAACGCAAATTCATAAGTGCTACGGCATTTAAGGACAAATTGAAAAAATATTGCGAATGGAAAGGCTGGATATTCAATCCGCATAAATACGATGCAAAAAGCGGTTTACCCCTCTTCCTGGATAAAGACGGAAAACCGGTTATAGATGATAAATCCGGAGGTATTGAATACTTTACCATAGGAAAAGCAGCTGGCGAACTGACACCGCAGAGTGATCTTCCTGAAGCATCAACTAATAAGCTTGCATTCTGATGAACGATACACATTCCGATATTATAGCCCGGCTTATGCCTCTCTACGAGATGGCACCTGAACGTTTCATGGCGTTCTATGATGCAGTATATCTGATGTGTATTGACTTACCGGAAGGCGAGCAGTTCCGTATTTCAGATCGTTGTCAGGAAAAAGACCTGAAGCTGTTTCAGGATATCGTAAAAATACTCATTGCGGAACAACCATACGATGTGCATACAGGACAGTTGGAGTTGTCGGATGATGTGGAGTACGTGAGACGGACAACGGGCTTTAGCCCCTCTGTAAATCGCTTCACTCCGAGACGGGAAAAGGAGTAGATTATGCCAATTTACTACGATGTAAAGATACATATTTTCAATGAATTACGCAAGAAATCATGCTAAAAAAAGAGCATAAAATATTGGTGGTCGTTTCACCGGATCCGGTCGAACGCAAGCAGCTGTTGAGTCGCCTGGTAGTACGGCTTGGCTTTGCCCGCATTCCTTCAGATGCGGCAAAAATCATATCGAATGATATCTTCAGTATAGACCTGGCAACGGCCTATTTCGTTTTCTGTAGTAATTATAATTTTCGTGGGGCCGTACTCACTAACCAACGTTTATATGAAATGGCTGCACGGGGCCTGTGTGTAGTTGTAGGAGTCCGTTCAATTCCCCGTGAGTACGAGTTCATTTGCAGAGTATTCTATCCGGAGGACCTTCCATAACAGAAGTATTCTTTTGATGATTACCGGTCATTCCGAGAAAACATAACACGGAGTATTCTTAAAAGTACATATTGAGTGTTTGCCTGCATCCGGCGGTACGTGAGTACAGTCGGATGCTATCTTTTCTTTCTTTTGCCCCTTCCCCCTTTCCCCCAACCCATTACAACAACGATTTGAACAAACGTGCATGAGCGACAGTCGTAGGAACTGCCGGAGGGGGTATATTATTCTTTTTTTTATTCTTCTTTTTAAAAAGAGACTACCTTAAAAAACAGAAAAAAAATCGTGCATTCGTGCAGAAGTACTGTTGTTTTCTTATATCAATTTGATATGCAACAAATTACAGGCGCACAAAATCCGCACGAATTGCGCACAAATAGCGCACGAATTGTACTTTTTCGGGAAAAAGGCCGAAAAGTACGCAAACGGAAGAATTAGTGCGGGAATGTACGATTTTTGTGCGGGTATAATCTATTGATATACAGGTGTGTATAAATGTGTACATGTACAAAAGTACTGCCGCACGAATTTTATACTATATCCGTGCAAGGACTTGGTTATATGCTCGGTATTTAGTATATTTGTGTAAAAATCAACACTTTAAATGATAAAGAAAGACCGATTTGTCTGTTGGCTACCTTGCAAACCATATGTTAAGCAGTTCCTTTTGCATAATTTCAATACGCCTGATGATACCTGGACTGAAATCGTTAACCTGTCTTCCGACAAGGAGTTGCAGAACGATTTCCTTTCACGGCTATCCAAGCCTGGACGCTACGAGAACAAATACCGTAACCTCTACCGCTATACGGCCAATGTAGCGGTAGAGATACGCCGTGATGACTTCTACCGTTATGGCTGGTCGATGTCGAACACCGAAGTGGTGGCATTCGGTACCAAGATTGAACGGCGGATCAAACAGATATTGTTCCTCTATCTTGATACGCACGTGAGTATGGGGCTTCCGCTATCAGCCGCCATCCGTAATTTCCAGACGAAGTTCGGATTTACTGAAGACACCTGGTCTTATGACACCATCCGCAGGGAGTATAACCGACACGGATATCGGAAGACAGTGGAGAATACTACTATTTTTGATTTTATTAACCGTATAATATTGGGGAAGTTGTCCGAGTTTGGGACAATTTCCCAGCAAGGAAGATTAGCGTATGAAAGTGATAAATTATGATTTTGAAAACGTCGGAGGACTGTTGCAGGTGATTGCCGTTTCCCCGACCTCGTTTTTGCGGATCCGTAAGGATTACAATGCCGGTCTGAACTACCTGGAGCTTCGCGACCGGGAGAATATTATTTCCATTCCGGTGTATGCCAATGACACTTATATATATAATGAGGACAAGGAAGTGAATGATGCGGGGGATTGCTGGAATGTTTCCATTGAAGGGGTGATTCCTAAACTCTCCTCAGTGAATAATCAGCTGATGGAGACGCTGGAGCGTGGCTTGTGGTATGTGCTGGCAGTGGACGGTAACGGCCAGGTCCACTGGTGCGGTCAAGAAGACGCACTTATGTTATTCGCCACGAACAAGACAAGCGGGCGTTCCGTTTCAGAACGGAACGGCACGTCTTTTACATTCACCTGCGTACAGGATGAACCCACCATTTATATATCCGGATTGGAAGAACTGGAAGCGTAAAAACAACGCTTATTCCCTGTTTGACGGTGCCCTGTGTCCTTGGGTACCGTTTTTTTTGCGCTTTTCTTTGCGCAAAAAAGTTATATGAACGAGACAGTTATCACATTATTCGGCAGTATTGACCGGTATTGTTACAACAAAAATTATCTGAAGTACTATTTAGATAAGGCAAAAGGCCAACCCGTCCGCCTGAAAGTCTCAAGCTTTGGCGGTGATGTGGCCGAAGCGGTCGCCATGGCAAACCTTATGGCTGAGCATGGCAATGTGACGGTGGAATTTATCAGCTTCAATGCTTCGGCGGCTACCATACTGGCGTTCGGTGGCAAGTCCATTGAGATGCATGAGGACGGTATGTGGCTGGCGCATAAGTGCAGCCTGGGCGTGGACATTTGGGGACAGCTCAATGCCGATCAGATTGAAGGTGCCATTAAGGAGTTGCAGAACAAGAAGAAGAGCGCCGAAGCCATTGACTTAATGATTGCGCAAAAGTACATCAACCGCAGCGGCAAGAGTCTGAAGGATGTTATTGCCCTGATGGAAGAAGAACGCTGGATGCCTGCCGCTGAAGTCAAGGAATGGGGCTTCATAGACAGGATCATTCCCGGTGTGCATAAAAAGCCTCAGGTGACCAATGAAATAACCGACTGCTTTACTGCCATCGGTTTACCATTGCCGGTACTCAATGCTTCCGAATCGGAAACGCAACCCAAAGGCAATGACAGAAACCTTGTTTCCCAAATCATTGACGGTATCAAAGGGTTGTTTCCTGCCAATAATAAATCTGAAGACATTTCTAATTCAAATACAGTTATTTCCATGCGTAAAGAATTTACTTTCATTAATCAGATCCTCAACTGTGAAGGCATTGAGGAAAAAGACGGTAAGACATCGCTTACCGTAGAGAACTTGCAGGCTATCAATGACGCCATCAAGGTAGCCAATGAGGCGAAAACCAAAGCTGAAAGCGATCTGACAGCCGCCAATACAGCCAGACAGACGGCCGAGAATAATCTGACGGCAGTTGTCAACGACCTCGACAGCCTGAGTGATAGCGTCAGGAATGCAGCCGACAACAAGACTAAGGTACAGGTTATCCGTGATATCGTGGCCAAGATTCCCGGAACGGCAACCGCCAGTCATCAGGAATCGAATGAGGACAGCAAGTTTGCCGATATCGCCACGGATCCGATCAACAGTTATGAGAATGAATAACATCTAAACTATTCTATTTATGGATTTTAAAGCACCTATTGACATTACCACGGTTCTGACCGCGGTAAAAAAACACAGAGACATCCTGAAGGCGGTCGATAAGCTCGACGCTTCGGAGGTATTGAAACATTTCACTCCGGTACCGGGCATTACCGATTCCCTTGAATTGGGCAAGGTAGAAGGCGGAAGCATTTCAAGCAAGTACACCGGCAAGTTTGAAGCCGGCAAATATCTGGGTAAGATTGTTCCGCGTCGTCTGGTCGTTCGTCCCGTCGTGATGGAGATGTCCGATGAGCCGGAACGTTACCGTCGCACCTACATTGCTGAGGTACCCGGTACGCTCCGCAAAGAACATCCCTTCGAGCTGTGGTTGATCAACCACGGGCACGAACTGGCATCCAATGATTTGCTGTTTGCCATCTTCACAGCGAAATACAGCGCTGATAAGAACAAGACGGACATTCAGGACTCTTTCGACGGTATCGGTACCATTGTTACCGAAGGCGAGGCAGTCGGAGATATCTCCAGTGCTGAAGGCAACGTATATGCCACCGGTGAGCTGACTCGTGCCAACATTGGCGAAAAGTTGCTGGAGATGTGGCGTCACATGCCGCGTACCTTCAAGCGCAAGAAGAACATCAAGATGTTCATTTCCGACGATTTGGGCGACATGTATGATGACTGGCGCAAAGATGAAGGTACTATCGTTATCGGATTAAAAGAAGATACTTCCGATACACAACACCTGCTCGGTTCCAACAACCGTTGTGAGCTGGTACGTGTTCCAAATCTTCCCGATGGTAGCCAGTTTATCATGCTGAGTACTAAAAATAACATTTGCTACGGATTTGACAAAGAGAGCGATTTCAAGTCTATCAAGCCGTTCAATTCCGGCAATCCTTATACGTTCGATGCTGCGGGCAAGTACGTGATTGGCTTCCAGTTCGTATCGGTGCATAAATCGGAGTTCTGCGTCAATGACCGTCCGGTGGATCCTGAAGGGACCAATCCATTCGGATATATCGAGGTCACAATTGCACCGGATGAAGCGAAGGCCAACGGTGGCAAATGGCGCATTCAGGGTGAAGAGGCTTGGCGTGATTCCGGTACGTATGTAGCGGTTCCCGGTGGTAAGGAATATACCGTCGAGTTCTTGGAGGCCGCCGGATATACCACTCCTGCCGTGCAGAAGAAAACTCCTGCTGCGGGTGCAGTAGAGAAAGTGACGGGTACATACGTTGTTAAATCTGAATAAATCCTGTGACTATGGCAGAAGTAGATCCTAAATTATGTATTGCCCTTGATGATATCAACGAGGCAATGGACTGCGAGAACCAGGATAATATGGGCGGTATCATACCGTCCGTTATCTTC from Bacteroides sp. MSB163 includes:
- a CDS encoding Clp protease ClpP, producing the protein MNETVITLFGSIDRYCYNKNYLKYYLDKAKGQPVRLKVSSFGGDVAEAVAMANLMAEHGNVTVEFISFNASAATILAFGGKSIEMHEDGMWLAHKCSLGVDIWGQLNADQIEGAIKELQNKKKSAEAIDLMIAQKYINRSGKSLKDVIALMEEERWMPAAEVKEWGFIDRIIPGVHKKPQVTNEITDCFTAIGLPLPVLNASESETQPKGNDRNLVSQIIDGIKGLFPANNKSEDISNSNTVISMRKEFTFINQILNCEGIEEKDGKTSLTVENLQAINDAIKVANEAKTKAESDLTAANTARQTAENNLTAVVNDLDSLSDSVRNAADNKTKVQVIRDIVAKIPGTATASHQESNEDSKFADIATDPINSYENE
- a CDS encoding CHC2 zinc finger domain-containing protein, which translates into the protein MYFTKDDIKRIKEASKGKLLDVIGDFHELRKRGAEYKCECPKCHGQEKLHISPAKQIFKCFSCPDIKGKEPLDYLQRAEDMQFLEALDHLARKFNVLLDPKPEKKPAKPAKMKKQSKEAKGESIDTFCARMLAGSGLTYQDVTAHIFKKGDTQSLFEAKTFRPGTIDEYGNIVDGDDVIIEYYDLDGMPVTYMRKLPGRGKQELKVYYRVRWQFPDEHRDKEGKPFKYKSPAGSGTPIYIPERMRQMYKKKEQFPRLYIQEGEKKAEKACKHGIPSIAVSGIQNLGQKGALPEDLVKIITVCGVKEVAFIFDSDWNDLSNNIKFNTPVDTRPRCFFSAARNFKEYMRMLKNRGIMVEIFIGHINKNDEGDKGLDDLLANKLSGHEEELAKDIEFACNEKSGIGKYVEIFKITTWNDQKLRELWNLHSHEKFAEQHREVLQELPEFIFGRYAYKFDESGRVVSALPYDEDEKFWNEDYKETNGNRIPVFEYDYVAAKTFFQNRGIGRYRLLDTKLWTYIHLDPPIVRTIDVEDARDFMFAFAEQNCSRFVNNQLLKGGSQYVGPFQMSRLAFIQPNFISPSRDEQYFYFRDRCWHITQHEVKEVGYESITHQIWEEQRKNTDAKYLGHPLIAFREQDGKYDYELSPEGKKCHYLQFLINTSNFTWRKKPEEIEEGELYENNLHLLSKMCAIGYMLMECKDANVTRAVIGMDGKQSEVGDSNGRSGKSLVGELMRQVVDTVYISGKRTDIFNDSFIWNDIDEQTRLVFIDDVMQNFNFEFLFPNLTGDWTVNKKGGARITYPFAKSPKVYIPTNHAIRGTGSSYTDRQWLIAFSDFYNDQHKPMDDFGVLFFSEWDFTQWNLTWNMLANCIQLYLKFGVVQAPGERLQQRKLRQEIGETLISWADEYFSSEENHRRTPRKEIYDNFCNYDPQQRKFISATAFKDKLKKYCEWKGWIFNPHKYDAKSGLPLFLDKDGKPVIDDKSGGIEYFTIGKAAGELTPQSDLPEASTNKLAF